Proteins encoded within one genomic window of Oncorhynchus masou masou isolate Uvic2021 chromosome 1, UVic_Omas_1.1, whole genome shotgun sequence:
- the LOC135546178 gene encoding dickkopf-related protein 4-like, protein MWTSTIALLFMCSHCFVHSLESDVIRNSKEVLDPLEQVDPHSGMVGVQTNVNTRRIRSSSPRHHIRPSCPDQKRSPSTRNTCNGYQKKNQSKEILVYDDDNIRKVAETATCVRSGDCEAGLCCIRYLTGKRCQPIPKEGDTCLLRGGRSKQRRNLDRCNCAPGLICRVQAESPKNQGVCQPKLRENRRNARDTQAREKM, encoded by the exons ATGTGGACATCTACGATCGCTTTGCTTTTCATGTGTTCTCATTGTTTTGTGCACAGCCTCGAATCAGATGTAATCCGAAACTCTAAAGAAGTGTTGGATCCATTGGAACAG GTGGACCCGCACAGTGGAATGGTGGGTGTACAGACTAATGTGAACACACGTCGCATCAGGTCATCTTCTCCTCGCCATCACATCAGGCCATCTTGTCCTGATCAAAAACGCAGTCCGTCAACG AGAAATACCTGCAATGGATACCAGAAAAAGAACCAGAGTAAAGAAATACTTGTTTATGATGATGACAACATAAGGAAAG TTGCAGAGACGGCCACATGCGTGCGCTCTGGAGACTGTGAGGCAGGACTGTGCTGCATCCGCTATTTAACAGGGAAAAGATGTCAACCCATCCCAAAGGAGGGAGATACCTGCCTCCTGCGAGGAGGACGCTCTAAACAGCGGAGGAATCTTGACCGCTGCAACTGTGCACCTGGGCTAATCTGCCGTGTCCAGGCTGAAAGCCCCAAAAACCAGGGAGTTTGTCAACCTAaactgagagagaacaggaggaatgCTCGAGACACTCAGGCAAGAGAGAAGATGTAG